The Mucilaginibacter terrae region GGAATAATTGGTAGTAAACTGCGTTACAAGTCTTCGCAATCGATTGTAAATATAATTACTAAATAATTCACTTTGACATTTTTGGTGTGATTTTATTGAAATGTACCCTTATAAAGAAACTAAAAAGGCGATTTTTATATTATTAAACCTCATTTTTCTCACACACTATCAACGTGACCCACGGTTTAATTTAATTGGTTTAGAAGGACAGCGCAAGGCTGTCCTTCATATTTTAAAAACCTATAATCGATCCGCTTTTTGCACATACCTTACTAAGTGCTTTATTGAAATATTGGGAATCAGATTTACACTCAATAATTTATTGAAATTTCAACCAATCAATATTTACAGGGGTGTTGCTTTCTGAAACAATAAATAAATCATGCATACCTTTTACCGGGTTGATAACCGGATGATTACTGAGTGTCCATTCTTTACTTTCCTTTAAACGAATGCGTGCTATTGGTTTACCTGTTGGTTTGCCCGAGTATATGGCCAACTGCGCACCTGCCGAACCCATCGCCATTATCGAAAGCTTTTTAGGATTGTTTTTAAAGTCAACTGTATTGTAACGCAACCAGGCACCCTTACCATTTAACATGGTCATCCAGCCATTAAATTTGTTGGCGGTATCAATAAAATCAACTTTTACGCCGTTGTTACTTATTGCATTGTAACGGTCGATCTGTATTTTACCTGATGCCTGAGTTATGCCTATTCCGCGCAGTGTAGGCATAACTTTGCGAATAGTGCCATCTTTTTCAAAAAACAAACTGTCGGCACGAATAGACCGGTTTTTATCAAATGAAGGCGACAAGTCTTTATCGTGATAAAACAAATACCACTGGTTTTTAAAGTTGATAATGGAATGGTGATTAGTCCAGCAACCACTGGCCGATTCATCCATAATTACCCCTTTAAATGTGAACGGACCAAGCGGCGAATTTGATGTAGCGTATTCTAAACGCTCAGTTTTATTGGCAACGTGCGGATAGGTTAAGTAATAAATACCCGCGCGTTCAAACATATATGGCCCCTCTTTTAGCCCTTTGTCGGGCAACTCTCCCAATGTTTTAGGTTCTGTGGCCAGTTCCAGCATGTTTTCTTTAAGCTTGGCACCGTAAATATTACCCTGCGACCAGTATAAATAAGCCTGTCCGTCTTTATCCATAAAAACGTTTGGATCAATACCACGTACACCCTGTATACCTTCGGCCTGTGGTTTAAACGGCCCGTAGGGCTTATCGGCAACTGCTACACCAATGCCAAAAGGCTTACGTTCACCCTCTCCTTTAACCGTGGCAGGGAAATAAAAATAATACTTTCCATTTCGAAAAACGCAATCGGGTGCCCACATGCTGTAAGCGGCAGGATCGGCCCAGGGCACCTGGGTTTGGCTAACGATCATGCCGTGGTCTGTCCAGTTTGTTAAATCGGCCGATGAAAACACATGATAGTCTTCCATGCAAAACCAACCTACCCTGCCTTTACCCGGTTGTGCACGAATATCATGCGACGGGTAAACATACACCCGGCCATCAAATACCCGTGCCGAAGGATCGGCGGTAAACTGATTGGTGATAAGCGGGTTTTGAGCTGAAGAACTTGCAGGAATGATGCAGATCAGCCCAATGCCAGTAAAAAGATGTAATAAATATTTTTTCATGAGAGGATGCAGTTGTATACTTCGAAGATGGATTTATAAAATGTTTAATTGTGCGAACTGATGCTATCGCTTATTCTGAAATAATCAACATCAACGTATCCGCCCACAGCTGCCGTAGCATAATTAAATATGCCAAAACGGTAGCCCATAAAATGTGGTATGGTGTAGGCCATTTGTAGAGTTGTACCTATTAGCGTCCAGGTATTACCATCCAAACTATAATAGAAATAGGCTTTATCGGTACGGTTTTTAAAATCACATTCGGCCTTTAGATAAATCTTATTTTGTGTAAGCGGCAAAGTAGCGGCTTCAACAGGAGTTTTGGTTTGCCCGTTAACCATGACGATGTGTTTTTTGCCATCCAGCATTTTCACACCTACCCATCCGTATCGTTGCTGCAAAAGTAGCAGTCCGGCACAGTCGCCATCTTTCATTTTTGAAACATCAATAGCTATTGACCCCGAACTTACCGGGCCAATGGTACGTTGCGTAAGCGTATTCCGGGCCAGCATAATGGATGTATCAATTCGTCCGGTTGTTAAACGCAGGTAGCCTGCACGGGCATTTACCGACCATAGTGTATTATCAGGGTTATGATTCCACTGCCAAATCAATGGCAAAGCCGCATCTCCCTTACGCCTCGAAAACTCATCGGATGCAACCAATGACGGGATGAGGCCTTTGCTTGCCGGTAAATCGAGCGTTTCGAGTACTTTACCATTTACACCCAAAACCGGCCAGCCGTTTTCCCAGGTAACAGGTACCATGTAAGGTATACGGCCTACCGCTCCATTATCCCTAAAAAGATATGCATACCATTTGTCTTCAGGTGTGCTAATCAATCCGCCCTGGGCTACACCTTTATCCTGCAAGGCAATGCGCCCTTCGTAAGGCCCTGTCAATTTATCGGCACGGTGAATTATAACCGTGCGCATACCTCCTTTTGGCCAGCTGATATTGAAAAGATAATACTTGCCTTTAACTTTGAACAGCTGCGACCCTTCGGCAGGTAAACCGCCATCGGTACCTGATATAGCTGTTGCATTTTCAATTATTGTCTGCGGTTTAAAATCGGGGTTAAGACCAGTTAAATCGCTGTTTAGCTGGGCCAGCATAATGCGCCCGCTGCCATAAAGCATATAAGCCTTGCCATCTTCATCAAAAAATAAAGAATGATCGTGTAATGCCGGTTTGAATGATGTTACCTTCCAGGGGCCATTTTCGATATTATTTGTACTGTAGATGTAAGTGGTGTTGGTAGTGCCTGAAAAGGTACTTACATAATACTTACCCTTATGCTCGCGCAAACTGCTCGCCCATGAACCGCGCCCGTAAGTGCTTTTGCCATTTATCAAATCCAGTTCGTTTGTGTGTGCCAGCGTATCATAAGCATAACCCACCATCGACCAATTTACCAGGTCTTTTGATTTCATGATGGGTAAACCCGGGCTCATGTGCATGGTAGTGCTGCTCATGTAATAAACATTACCCACCCTGATCATTGAAAGATCTGGAACATCAGCATAAACTGTTGGGTTTGATGCTTTTTGTGCAATCACATTATTAGTTACTCCTACGGCTATACCGAGTAAGCACAATGCGCCCAACGCACTTTTTTTAAAAATAAACATTTATAGGTCAATTGGTTAATGAACGTATTAGGTATTGTACATTTAAATAGCATGACCATGAATATCGGCAGGTAAGAGAGCTGACATTCATGGCTTTAAAAGCCTATGGTTACAAATGCTAATAAACATTAAAACACATCAAATTAACTATACAAATGTTCAATATGCTTGGCTAAATGTTCATTAATTAAATGAGAATGACTGCAACGCCATTTCAAAAGTATATTATTAAGTATTTTGAATAGTTGAGTTAGCAAATCTTTTGTGCTGTATTAGCTAAGCTTAAACATAACTACCTGTGATTTGAACATTTGAACAGCACGCTAACCTATTACTCAGGTAATTTTATAACCAAGACTAACTGATTATTTATCTTACTTATTTACTACAAAATGGTAAAATCTTTTTTTTGTATTGCTGCATTAATTTGTGGCTTACAGGCTGCTGTATTAGCTCAAGCGCAGGTTACAAACCCTATCCTATCCGGCTTTTACCCCGACCCAAGTATTGTTAGGGTTGATAAGGATTATTACCTCGTTAACTCCACATTTGCTTACTTCCCGGGTATACCGGTTTTTCATAGTAAGGACTTAAAAAACTGGGAACAAGTTGGCAACGTGATAGACAGACCGACACAGATGACCTTTATGGGCGACCGTGTTACCCGCGGACTATTTGCACCAGCCATTAATTACCATAAGGGTACTTATTATATCACCTGTACGCAAATTGACCAAAAAGGAAACTTTATAATGACGGCTAAAAATCCGGCTGGCCCATGGAGCGACCCAACATGGTTGCCTCAGGTACGCGGTATCGATCCATCATTGTTTTTTGACCAGGATAAAGCTTATGTAGTGTACAATGGAGATGCGCCGGATAATAAATCATTATACAGCGGGCATCGCACCATACGCATGTACGAGCTTGATCCAACAACTTTAAAGGTAACCGGCGAAAACCAGATACTGGTAAATGGCGGTGTTGACATTACTAAAAAACCGGTTTGGATTGAAGGCCCACATATTATGAAAGTAGGTAACTGGTATTATTTATATGCTGCCGAAGGCGGCACCTCGGTCAATCACTCTGAAGTAGTTTTTCGTAGTAAAACCGTAAACGGCCCATACGTACCTTATGAAAAAAACCCGATCTTAACGCAAAGAGATTTACCCGCTGACCGGAAAAATCCTATTACATCGGCGGGCCACGCCGAGTTTGTAACCGGGCCCGATGGTAAAACTTATGCTGTATTCTTGGCTGTGCGCCCTTACGAGGGTAATTATTATAACACTGGGCGTGAAACTTTTCTGGCTCCGGTAGCATGGAAAGATGAATGGCCGGTTATTAACCCCGATAGCAAAGAAATTCCATACAAATTCACGCTGCCTTATCCCGAGGTTAAACTTGCCAATCAAAAACCTCAAAGCGGTAACTTTGCGTACCAAACCAATTTTTCTAAAGGCATTGATGCATCGTTCCTGTTTTTGCGCACTCACGAACCAGGCTGGCTTACAACCAATAAAACCGGTGGCTTAACCATGCTTTTAAGCAAAGAAACCTGTATGGGTAAAGGCCATCCATCATTTGTAGGTAAACGTCAACAGCATATTAAGTGTGAGGCTACAACAACTTTAAAGTTCAATGCCAATAGCCAAAATGAAAAAGCCGGTTTGCTGGCATTTCAGGATGAGCGGCATTTTTATTTTGCCTGCCGCTCAAAAGACAGTGCAGGGCATGCCGTTGTACAGTTATATAAATCTTCAGCCACTGCTGAAAAAATGGAACTAATGGCCGAGCAGGTATTAAAACAGCCAAACGAAGACTTAAAACTAAGAGTTACAGCCAACGGCGATACATATGGTTTTGATTATGCAGAAGGAAAACAAAACTGGCAGGTTTTAAAAGACCAGGTTGATGGGAAGTTTTTGAGCACACAGGTAGCAGGTGGCTTTATTGGTACTTTGTTTGCACTATACGGCACCTCAGCAGGCTCGGAATCGAACAATAAGACTACATTTAAAGATCTTTCGTACAAAGGAGACGACGACATATATAAATAATTGCCTTTTACAATTCATTACAAAACAAAGGCCGCTTTGCAAAAAGTGGCCTTTGTTTTTACTTGTATTCTTAATTAAGAGTGGTAACCAGTAATAATTTTAACTAAGACGCCACATCTGTTTTAGAGCGTACAGGTTTTCTTTTTTGACTTACATATTCAGATGGTAGCATTTGGTATTTAGCCTTGAATGATTTGGCAAAGTAATTTGGCGTGGCAAATCCTACGGTGTACGCAATCTGGGCAATATTTAGATCGCTATTCTCCAACAGCATGGCGGCCTTTTCCAATTTAATGGATCTGATAAACTCTACTGGGGAAAGCCCCGTTATTTCCAGCAATTTATTGTACAGCGATCCCCGGCTCATGCCAATATGCCTGCTCAAATCTTCAACCGATAGCTGTGTATTAGTTAAATTCTCTTCGATGTACTTTAGTACCGATCTTAATAACCTTTCGTTACCCGATTCTACCTTAAGCTCGGTTGTGGCCAATTTAACCTGTTTGGTGTATGTGTTTTTTAAGGTACGGTTTAAGGTAAGCAAGTTTTTAATACGTACATTAAGTATATCAAAGCTAAAAGGCTTATTTAAATAATCGTTTGCGCCCGAAGCTAACCCTTTGAGTTGTTTCTCTTCGCCTGATGATGCAGTGAGCAGAATAACAGGAATATGACCTGTTCTTTTATCTCCTTTAATTTTCTGACTTAGCTCCAATCCATCCATGTATGGCATCATCACATCACTTACAACCAGTTCGGGGTGGCTGGCTAAGGTTTTTTGCCAACCTTCTTTACCGTTAGCTGCCTCAATAACCCTGTAATGCGATTTCAGGTTATCACGCAAGAAAAATCGAAAATCCTCATTGTCTTCCACTATCAATATCAATGGCAAATTATCATTTCCTAACACTTCATGTTCTGTTAACTCATTAGACAGGCGGACATCCGGTTTTAAATCTACCTCATCAATAGCGGGCTCCTTTGCAAGAGGTTCAGCCTCGATTAGTATATCAGGCTCAACCGTTTGGAACGGCAACTCAATCCTGAAAGTTGTTCCTACTCCCTCTGTGCTATTAACACTAATTTGCCCGCCATGCATTTGTACAAATTCGCGCACGATGGACAGGCCTATACCGCTACCCTGATCAGGTACTGCGCTTGAACTCTTACTTTGATAAAATCGCTCAAAAATTAATGCCTGGCTGTTCTTTTCTATCCCTACCCCGGTGTCGGAAACTTCAATAATAAGTGTGTTCTCTGTATCGCCCTCCAACGAATGTTGTAGGTATGTAACCAACATCACCTTGCCTCCCCCCGAACTAAATTTAAAGGCATTAGACAGCAGATTGAAAAGTATACGTTCCAGTTTATTAGGATCATAGGCCATATGCAATCGGTCAACCGAGGTATTGATAATGAATGCGATCTGCTTCTTCTCAGACAAGTCCTGAAATGACTCGCAAACCTCAAGGATAAATGAAATTACATCTCCCTTAATTAAATTCAGCTTCAATTCACGCTCTTCAATTTTCCTAAAATCAAGTAATTGATTAACCAGGTTAAGTAAGCGGCGTGTATTTCTTTTAACCACTTTTAATTGAATGATCGAATCGCCGTCCAAATTCTTCTGGTTCATCATTTTATCAACCGGACCCATAATTAATGAGATAGGTGTACGGAGATCGTGACTAAGATTTGTGAGAAATTTAATTTTTAACCGGTCTAACTCGTGCAGACGTTCGGCCTCTCTTTTGCTATGTTCCTGTGTAAACTCGCGTTTAAGTTTTTGAATGCCACGGTAACGGATAACTAACAGTGAAGATATAGCCAACCCAACATAAAAAAGGTAAGCCCATATGGTCATCCAGAAAGGCGGATCGATACGTATTTCTAATAAAGCCGGTTTATTGTTCCATATTCCGTCGTTATTACTCGCTTTAACCTCAAAAACATATGTGCCTGGACTTAAGTTAGTATAGTAAGCAGTTGTTTTTGTACCCGCGTTTATCCAGTCTTTATCAAATCCTTTTAACCGGTATTGGTAGCGGTTTTGCCGGGGACTGGTAAAATTTAATGCAACAAAACTAATAGAGAAGTTTTGCTTGTAAGTAAGCGTAGCGTTTTTAGCAACTGAAATATCCGCATCAAGCATAGTTGAATCTGTACCTGAAATAGTTTTATTGCCTACTTTAAGTTCGGTAAAAATAATTTCGGGCACACGCCTGTTAAATTTAATAGCCTGTGGGTCAATAAAGTTAAGCCCTTCCCCTCCTCCAAAATACAGTGTACCATTTTTTGCAAGCAAGCCTGCACCATTTTTAAAAGAACTAAACTGCAATCCGTTATAGTAGCTGTAATTTGTAATCCTACCGTTTGATGGGGTTAGCCAGCTTACGCCTTTGTTCGTGCTCATCCATATTCTGCCATTACGGTCTTGTAACAAGGCATGAATAACACCGTCGGCAAGCCCGTTTTTATCAGTAAGCAGCTCAATCTTCTTTAAACTTGCGTTTATTTTCATTAATCCATCGCCTGCGGTACCAACCCACATGTTGCCATTCTGGTCTTCAGCGAATGTATTGATTTTATTACTTGGCAATGCTCCGCTAAACTGGTTTAATGCTTCAAAATTTCGCTTACGCGGGTCATATACAGCTATTCCAGTACCATATGATCCAACCCACATACGGCCTTGCTTATCTTCTTCCAGTGCCCTTATATAACCATTCAAGGGTATAAACTGCATATTTTCACCTTCTATAGGCGGGCCATATTTTAAGAATGATTTTGTGCGTGGATCATAAACATTTACCCCACCACCATTGGTACCAACCCACATACGGCCTGCCTTGTCTTCCTTTAAGCAAAATACTTCATTGCTGTTCAAAGCCTGGTCGGTACTTCCTTTAGCAAAATGAGTTATACTTCCATTGGCAGGGTCGAGCCTGAAAAGTCCTGATTGATAAGTACCTATCCATAAACTACGGTCGCGGCTGCGTTCAAGTGCAAGTATTTTGAGGTTTGATGACTCAACCCCGGGCACATGTAATGGAATGTGTTCAAAAAGGCCGGTAGTGGGATGATAAATACTCAGGCCTCCACCATCGGTACCTACATATATATCACCATTATCTCCATAAGCCAATGAACTTACAAATGGAGCATTAAGGCCAAAAACATCATATGGGTTGCTTTTTTTTAAGCTAAAAAATGTTAGGTTTCTATCGTATTTATTAATACCTGCATCATATGTGCCTATCCAGGTAATACCGTCGCGGTCGTTCAAAATGCTCTTAACAACACGTCCGGATATGCTCGACACATCGCGCCCCACCGGAAAATAATGCCGCATGTTGCCTGTTTTTATATCCAGGATGTTCAGGCCATCTTCGGTGCCTATCCACAGGTTGTTTGCATTATCGGCACTTATTGTATAAATAGTATTATCGCTTAATGCGCGCGGCCCGTTACCAGTTGTTATGTTATTAAAATTATTGTTAACACGGCTATAATTGCTTAAGCCGCTGTTTGTACCAAACCATAAACTGCCCAATTTATCCTCAGTAATAGTTTTAACCAAATCTGAGCAAATGGTTTTTTCATCTCCGTTACGATGTTTGTAAGCAGTAAAATCTTTTCTATTTGCGTTGTGGCTAAACAAGCCATACTTTGTTCCGATCCATATCAACCCTGTTCTGTCTGCATAAACAGATAGAACCTCCCCGCGCCCAACTTGCCAAGGCACTTTTTTATCATTACCAAATTTAGTTACCTGGTTAGTGCGCGGATTAAGCATATTGAGCCCACCTAATGTGGCAACCCAAATATTGCCTTTATTATCGCTGCAAATGCCTTTTATGTTGCCGCTTGATAAACCGTCTCCAATTAAACTTTCCTTGTAATGGAAAAAATTATTCTTACGCCGGTCGTATAAATGCAGCCCTGCGCTGGTGCCTACCCATAGCCTGCCCTGCTTATCTTCATGTAAGCTCGAAACCTCGTTGCTACGGATGCTGGTTGAATCTTTAATATCATGCCGGTAGATCACAAAATTTAAACCGTTAAATTTTGTAAGCCCGTCTTCAGTAGCAAACCATAGCAGGCCGTAACTGTCTTTTAAAAATGCATTAATAGTATTTGAAGGCAAACCATCCTTTGATGTAATTGAAGTAAAGTGTAGTTCCTGTTGTTGAGCATGTAAGCTTTGCTGAAGCAAAAGCATGAATATTAAGCTCACTAATAGGCGGTAGTGTAATGGTCTTATCATAAAAGGTGTTAAAACACAGAGCTATGAGCTAAGATATTCTTTTTTCAAAACAACTTATAGTTTTAAAAACAAACACTTAACTGAAGAACTGATGCTTTTTTTAATTGGTTTAGCAAATATAGACTAAACCTATTCAATGCTCATGGAACTAATGTATTTTTTGATGCGACTATAGTTTAGTCAAAAGTTGCATACGCATAACCGATTTATTTATAAAATACAATAAGTCAAATACTTATACCAAACACTGCTTCTTTTTAATCGCAATAGATTTCAACATTTGTAATAATTATTGTTTAACTGAAAGAAAACGCTATAAACATTCTTTGCCTACTTATGCAGAAATGAATATTAGGTCATGGCCAGCATTTAATAGCTTTACTTATGTTTTAACACAGCAAGGCTTATTAGCTATTTGAGTAATTTCCTAACCAAAAAAGTATGTTACCTATAACCATGATCAATTGGATTCCCAATTACTTGTCAAACATGCCGCTACATTTGCAGCTGGCAAAATCAGTAAAGCAAAGAATTATTAATCAAACACTCCGGTATGGTCAAATCCTCCCTGCAACAAAAGATATTGGCATACGGCTTGGTATTTCTGCACAAATCATAAAATCTGCATATATTGAGTTGCAAAATGAAAGCCTTGGGTTATTACAGAACAACGGAACTTTTGCAATAACCATTAAAACCCAGGTAATGAAGATAAATACACTGCATTCCTGAAAAACCATTTAAAATTATAAACCAACCATTTAACACCCGGTGATTTGTACCGGCTTAACCTGTTACAACCAAAACTTATTGTAAAATGAGGAGATCGACTATTTTTTACTCACTAATTTTAATATCAGTAATGGGCTTATGCCTGGCATTTGATACTCCCCGTACCGGGGATTTAAAGTTTAGAAATCCGGCGCTTAGTATTGAAGAGCGTGTTAATGATTTAGTATCAAAACTAACTCTTGAAGAAAAGGTTGGGCAAATGCTTAATGCCGCGCCTGCCGTTGAGCGCTTGGGCATACCCGCCTACAACTGGTGGAACGAAAGCCTGCACGGTATTGCCCGCACGCCTTTTAAGGTAACCGTTTACCCGCAAGCTATTGCCATGGCAGCAACTTTTGATACCAATAGCATGCACCGCATGGCCGAGTATACTGCTGATGAAGGGCGTGCGGTTTATAACGAAAGCGTTAAGGCCGGACACCGTGGTATTTATCTGGGGTTAACTTACTGGACGCCCAATATCAACATTTTCAGAGATCCGCGCTGGGGACGTGGACAGGAAACTTATGGTGAAGACCCTTATTTAACTGCTAATATAGGTGCATCATTTGTGCGTGGTTTGCAAGGTACTGATCCGGTTTACCTTAAAGCGGCGGCATGTGCCAAGCATTATGCCGTTCACAGCGGACCAGAATCATCACGTCATGAGTTTAATGCAGAAGCTACCGATTACGACCTGTGGGATACTTACCTGCCTGCCTTTCATAAGTTAGTTGTTGATACCAAGGTGGCCGGCGTAATGTGTGCTTACAACGCTTTTAAAGGTCAGCCATGCTGCGGAAGCGATTTGCTTTTAAACAACATCCTTCGTAATAAATGGAAATTTACCGGTTACCTTACTTCTGATTGCGGTGGTATTGACGACTTTTACCAAAAACACAAAACCCATGCCTCGGCCGAAGACGCCGCTGCAGATGCCGTTTTACATGGCACCGATATTGAATGCGGTAACGTGACTTACAAATCTCTTTTAGGTGCAGTGCAGCATGGTAAAATTTCCGAAAAGCAACTTGATATTTCATTAAAACGCTTATTTACCATTCGTTTCAGATTGGGAATGTTTGATCCTCCGGCCAAAAATAAGTACGCCAAAATTGGTGCAGAAATGCTGGAGACGCCTGAGCATAAAGCCCACGCATTAAAAATGGCCCACCAGTCTATTGTATTACTCAAAAATCAAAACAATGTATTGCCCTTGAGCAAGCATTTAAAAAAAGTAGCAGTAATTGGCCCCAATGCCGATAACCCTATCAGTGTTTTAGGTAATTACAATGGTACACCATCTGAAATTAGTACACCATACAAAGCCATTAAAGCCAAATTGGGCAATAACGCCGAAGTTTATTATGATCAGGGCATAAGCTATACCAGCGAAAGTTACACCCGTAATATTGACTTAGGCGAGTTAGGCACCATAAACGGCCAAAAGGGTTTTAAGGCAGAATACTGGCAAAACGGAACATTAAACGGTCAGCCTGCCGTTACCCGCCAGGAAACGGCCATTAATTATATATGGCGCGATGGTACTTTTGTTGTGGGACAAGTAAGCCAAAAGAATTTTTCGGCTCGTTGGTCAACTAATTATGTTGCAGCAAGCAATGATGATATTAGTTTTGAACTTACAGGAAACAAGCCTTATAAACTTATAATAGATAACGAAGAGCGCACATTAAGCGGAGAGCCCGATGGTTTTGGCCCTAAAACTTATACCTTAAAAGCAAAAAAAGGCCAATCATACCAGGTTGTTATTGAGTACCGCCAAACCGAGGGACGGGCAACTTTTAGTTTCAAATCGGGCGTGGCCATTAAAGCGGATGTAAATGCAATTGCGCAAAGTGTTAAAGATGCAGATGCCATCATTTTCGTGGGCGGAATATCACCTCAACTCGAAGGTGAAGAAATGCGTGTAAAT contains the following coding sequences:
- a CDS encoding glycoside hydrolase family 3 C-terminal domain-containing protein gives rise to the protein MRRSTIFYSLILISVMGLCLAFDTPRTGDLKFRNPALSIEERVNDLVSKLTLEEKVGQMLNAAPAVERLGIPAYNWWNESLHGIARTPFKVTVYPQAIAMAATFDTNSMHRMAEYTADEGRAVYNESVKAGHRGIYLGLTYWTPNINIFRDPRWGRGQETYGEDPYLTANIGASFVRGLQGTDPVYLKAAACAKHYAVHSGPESSRHEFNAEATDYDLWDTYLPAFHKLVVDTKVAGVMCAYNAFKGQPCCGSDLLLNNILRNKWKFTGYLTSDCGGIDDFYQKHKTHASAEDAAADAVLHGTDIECGNVTYKSLLGAVQHGKISEKQLDISLKRLFTIRFRLGMFDPPAKNKYAKIGAEMLETPEHKAHALKMAHQSIVLLKNQNNVLPLSKHLKKVAVIGPNADNPISVLGNYNGTPSEISTPYKAIKAKLGNNAEVYYDQGISYTSESYTRNIDLGELGTINGQKGFKAEYWQNGTLNGQPAVTRQETAINYIWRDGTFVVGQVSQKNFSARWSTNYVAASNDDISFELTGNKPYKLIIDNEERTLSGEPDGFGPKTYTLKAKKGQSYQVVIEYRQTEGRATFSFKSGVAIKADVNAIAQSVKDADAIIFVGGISPQLEGEEMRVNEKGFNGGDRTSIELPKVQTDLLKALQSTGKPVVFVMMTGSAIAVPWEAENVPAIVNAWYGGQSAGTALADVLFGDYNPAGRLPVTFYRSDKDLPPFEDYTMKNRTYRYFTGKPLYAFGHGLSYSKFNYGSLQIPATAAHGKNVLVKVKVTNTSKIDGEEVTQLYITHQGLKTRVPIRALKGFQRNLVKAGATKEISFVLKPQDLLITAQDGEQKFMPGTITISVGGSQPTQVSASTRQTISKSVLLR